In the genome of Plutella xylostella chromosome 6, ilPluXylo3.1, whole genome shotgun sequence, the window aaatgcCTATTAAatgcattataattattgcaaataccATTGCATTGGGGTAACGTTGTTACATACAGAatcgtaaataaaatactaagCAGGTACACTATAACCACGTACAGTCAGGTTCATTAGTAgctatataagtacttacacttctgtaccttgtcaaactaacctattcattcaaacattcaGTTTGTATATTGCTACTAATGAAGCTGACCATACTAACGCATACGACACCTTTAGGGCGAGGCCCCTTTGGCGCGtagccatattttttttataaccgGGTTCCTTTGGGACATCGCGATTAAACGTAGACCATCGCACCAAAGAGGTCTCTCCGTTAgagttacttaaattattgtgCCGTATCTGCAGTCTACTTGGCTGCGGCCTTCTTCGCTTTGAACTCCTTGATGAATGAGCGGAAGTTCTCCAGTCCAGCCAGGTTCTCCTCCTCGTAGCCCTCCACCGAGCTCTGGAGGTGCTCGTACCATCTGGAATGTTCCATACAATCAGTATAATGTAGAGAGGTTACTTTATTGATAGACCGTCACCAGCTTCCCCTGTAGTATCATCTATAGGGGCTCGATACATAAATGCCAGGACATCCTTAGACATGGTTTTAGGCTGCGTGCCCAGAAGGCAAACTGTCAGCCCGTTATGCGTTACTAGGCAAAGgcaaaaataagtataaaactgTACACACTCGGCTTACTAAGCCGATACGCTGACAAGCAGACGTAGAAGCAGAGTAAATTTAGGGACAATCGCTGACTAACCAGAGTGCGACAGCACATGTATACAAGAATCATATGATACGATACTTTTAATACCGTTAAATTAGATAATTGTTAAAAAACCTTACTTGACAATGTTGGGATACTGCTTCAAGTCAACAATATCGCTGACATCAATGGTAGAGATGGTGGCTACGAGGGAAAAGTCAGCGATGGTGAGGTTGGGTCCAGCCGCGTACTTGGACTCTCCCAGGAAAGTGTTCAGGTGGGCCAGAGCCTCGTTCAACTTCTTCAGATCTTCTGCGTTTTCAGGGGCAGTGCCGAATACTTGGGGGTACTGAAAATGGGAATAGTTCTTTGAGTTCTTTGAAGCAATTTAGCCAGCACCACCAAAAGGGTCATATCTTCAACTAGTCGCATCTAAACCGTCAAGGTATAGCGAATGTATGATCGGGGtctcattattattttcagtCACCAGTAGTTTACTACTGTACCTCTTAGACCTAGATAAGTGTATGTTATGTCCAGCGGTTTTGATAGCTTTGATGGTACTTTTGAAGGTAAAGATACTCACAAAGTATACAGCGTATTTGGCGTACAGGGTGCCCAAATCGAAGTCCAGTCTCTGGTCGACCAGAGCCCTGGCTTTAGGCTCTTCAGGGTACAGGGAGGAACCCTTAGAATACTTGTTGACGAGGTAGCGCATGATGGTGCGAGACTCCCAGAGAGCGAACCCGTCGTCCACTATTGTCGGGATCGTGTGCTGAGGGTTGATCTGGAATTCGACACCATATATTAATGTAGGATTGAATAAATAAGCCTGATTTATAATTCCTAACAAAAGTGAGTAGTGCAGAAACTTTGCGGGAAACGCGAAAGGAGCATGCAAGATTGGCGTCATATGCACGCTGAGCAGTCAGCGATTGATATTAATCTGACCGACTAATCCTCTCATCACGGTGATATAAACTCTACTCCCTCTAGGTCAAATACGCTAACAAGACGACACATAGCTGATGAGTCTCAGGTTTGGTTCGGTCCGCACAGAAATGAAAAACGTCTGCATTGAAGTTTCGTCGCTGGCCTTTGGCGGCCTCCTCGTCGTCGTTCCAATTATAAAAAGCCGGCAGGTACGGTGGGTATTCTCAACAGTTCCTTACCTTCACGAACTCCGGCTTCAGATGCTCTCCAGCCATCAGGTCGAGGTGGTGGACCGTGAGTGGCTTCCCCAGCGCGCGAGCAGTCAGCCGCACGGCGCGGCACGGGGCCGAGCCCTGCATCTCGTACAACTCTATGGCAGGCATGGTGCTGGCAACCAACACAGTTACAGTTAAAAAGAATAACAagattcaaattttaaaaattgttCTTTTATAAATTCTATCTCAACTGAAGGCCAAAAGAACCCCaaagtaaaacaaaaagtCGGGCTTTTGCTTCGATGTTCGGAAACGGTTTAAATTTTGAGTTCCTTCTCAAACTTGTTATCTTGTGTGTTCGTTTATTGCAATAATCTATTGTTTTCATGTAGCTGTCGCTAATTACAGCTTTATcagacactttattgtatagaTAACACAGTACTGTTTCTATAGCACCATAATTACCACTCGTAGATAAGATTGCGCAAGTGTCTTTTTGATGATTTTGATGATAGCGGACAATAATCAGAACCTCCGAATCTACGTTTATGTAAGCTATAATTGCACTCTGGTACCGTACTACATGGTGTAAGTTCCCAACCTAATCCAAAATAAACTCTGAATTCATTGGGAAACCTTGGTttccaacttttttttcaaaGGCTTAAGTTAGGTATGAGTTATCATCagataggtatgtaggtatctattgGAGATGCATTTGGAAAGTGGCCAACTTTAAGGTTTCTTTCAAAAATCATATCTGCTTACTAGAAAGCCTATTTGGTCCGGTATACGTACTAACTTAtccatattttaataaaatttccaTGGGTAGTCggtgtaggtacataacataCAGCCATTGAAAATGAAGTATGTAATTACAAAATGTTCTTTTCCATAACGTATTAGGTAGGCAGGTACTTGCTTGCTTTCTCGTGCGTTTTAGTAGGACCTCTCCCAGTGCTAGTtatcacatattttttatccaaCTGCTGAAGATGTCCCGAAACGGGACTATATTGTcaatataaatcaatcccACTCTACTGACTACTTACTACGACTCAGTTAGGTACGAGTATTGAAGATGTGTGTTTTTATAATCTTGACTAGATTTTACTGTTCCCTggtcaaacaaaacaaataaaactacttatacatttatcgTAGTTAATTAGCTTGTTTCAAACGCTTAAAGATTTACgcattaagataacattaaaattaacatgaAATATAGTGTATCGCTTTGTGACAAATTTTTGCATGTGAATAATAATTGTGAGGAAcccataattattaaaatgtaaactctttaaacacctataaGTACTGTACCACTTTTCgtgcaaataaactatttctattctatttctatttcttTAGTGACACAGGTGGTAGGTATCTTGTATGGTACTTACCTGAatctacttacctaattaaaaacgtaaataataaatatgtaaaaaccGGGCCCTAAATAAGGTCAAAGGCTAGGTGGTGAATAGGACGCGGACGGTATGATACATTAGCTCTCAGCTAGAGcactgttaaaaaaaatactccaTAAAATTGAAACTTACAGATTTTAGTCAAATAATATTCCAAACAACACAAACACAGACCGCACCTCTTGAACACTCaacgaatgaatgaatagCGGCAATAGCGTGTTTGTGCCATCCAGCCGAGAgatcaaattaaatataactataggcacatacctacctacattccTACATAATCTAATGGTATACGAACGTGACGAATTCGAGTTACAAGGTCAAAAGTTGATTGCTGTTGGGCCGGAGTTGGCGCGATGGTGCATTAAgattattaaaactaaattattttaaaaaatcgccTAAGTGTGAGTCGGACTCGCGCAtgaagggttccgtttttcgTAACCTAATAAACGAAGTCCGAACCCTACACAAAATGACACCATAGATAGGCGCTATGATGGTGAAATCGATAGTAGCAGTGTGGCACTATGAAGTTTATTGTTCATACTTACTTGTAATACTTACAAGAATCGTTGTTTTTATGAGCTTTCCATTCCAAATACCCGCCCTTAtgcttacatacctacattccAGACCTAGGcagtatgtttgtatgtaagtataaggtTTGGTTCCGGACCAAAACATGTTCACAtagtatatgtatacctagagggcccgtacagggtgacgtgccgcgccaattttgggttttcaatgctcttcacacagcacacgcagtgacacgcacacatgtaagtttgcacagtgggtcgataaacttttactcgccaactttattgacaattatgttcaagtacatt includes:
- the LOC105389539 gene encoding glutathione S-transferase 1-1, coding for MPAIELYEMQGSAPCRAVRLTARALGKPLTVHHLDLMAGEHLKPEFVKINPQHTIPTIVDDGFALWESRTIMRYLVNKYSKGSSLYPEEPKARALVDQRLDFDLGTLYAKYAVYFYPQVFGTAPENAEDLKKLNEALAHLNTFLGESKYAAGPNLTIADFSLVATISTIDVSDIVDLKQYPNIVKWYEHLQSSVEGYEEENLAGLENFRSFIKEFKAKKAAAK